A portion of the Bubalus kerabau isolate K-KA32 ecotype Philippines breed swamp buffalo chromosome 1, PCC_UOA_SB_1v2, whole genome shotgun sequence genome contains these proteins:
- the LOC129653275 gene encoding tubulin alpha-1C chain isoform X3, which translates to MRECISIHVGQAGVQIGNACWELYCLEHGIQPDGQMPSDKTIGGGDDSFNTFFSETGAGKHVPRAVFVDLEPTVIDEVRTGTYRQLFHPEQLISGKEDAANNYARGHYTIGKEIIDLVLDRVRKLADQCTGLQGFLVFHSFGGGTGSGFTSLLMERLSVDYGKKSKLEFSIYPAPQVSTAVVEPYNSILTTHTTLEHSDCAFMVDNEAIYDICRRNLDIERPTYMNLNRLMSQIVSSITASLRFDGALNVDLTEFQTNLVPYPRIHFPLATYAPVISAEKAYHEQLSVAEITNACFEPANQMVKCDPRHGKYMACCLLYRGDVVPKDVNAAIATIKTKRSIQFVDWCPTGFKVGINYQPPTVVPGGDLAKVQRAVCMLSNTTAVAEAWARLDHKFDLMYAKRAFVHWYVGEGMEEGEFSEAREDMAALEKDYEEVGADSAEGDDEGDEY; encoded by the exons ATG CGTGAGTGCATCTCCATCCACGTTGGTCAGGCTGGTGTCCAGATCGGCAATGCCTGCTGGGAGCTCTACTGCCTGGAACACGGCATTCAGCCCGATGGCCAGATGCCAAGTGACAAGACTATTGGGGGAGGAGATGACTCCTTCAACACCTTCTTCAGTGAGACAGGGGCTGGCAAGCATGTGCCCAGGGCAGTGTTTGTAGACCTGGAACCCACAGTCATTG atgaGGTGCGCACTGGCACCTACCGCCAGCTCTTCCACCCTGAGCAACTTATCTCAGGCAAAGAAGATGCCGCCAATAACTATGCCCGAGGTCACTACACCATTGGCAAGGAGATCATTGACCTCGTCTTGGACCGAGTTCGGAAACTG gcTGACCAGTGCACGGGTCTTCAGGGCTTCCTGGTTTTCCACAGCTTTGGTGGGGGAACTGGTTCTGGGTTCACCTCCCTGCTGATGGAACGTCTCTCAGTCGATTATGGCAAGAAGTCCAAGCTGGAGTTCTCCATTTACCCAGCCCCCCAGGTTTCCACAGCTGTCGTTGAGCCCTACAACTCCATCCTCACCACCCACACCACCCTGGAGCACTCTGATTGTGCCTTCATGGTAGACAATGAGGCCATCTATGACATCTGCCGTAGAAACCTCGACATTGAGCGCCCAACCTACATGAATCTTAACCGCCTCATGAGCCAGATAGTGTCCTCCATCACTGCTTCCCTGAGGTTTGATGGCGCCCTGAATGTGGATCTGACAGAGTTCCAGACCAACCTGGTGCCCTATCCCCGCATCCACTTCCCTCTGGCcacatacgcccctgtcatctctGCTGAGAAAGCCTACCATGAACAGCTTTCTGTAGCAGAGATCACCAATGCTTGCTTTGAGCCAGCCAACCAGATGGTGAAATGTGACCCTCGCCATGGGAAATACATGGCCTGCTGCCTGTTGTACCGTGGTGACGTGGTTCCCAAAGATGTCAATGCTGCCATTGCCACCATCAAGACCAAGCGTAGCATCCAGTTTGTGGACTGGTGCCCCACTGGCTTCAAGGTTGGCATTAACTACCAGCCTCCCACTGTGGTACCTGGCGGGGACCTGGCCAAAGTACAGCGAGCTGTGTGCATGCTGAGCAACACCACAGCCGTTGCCGAGGCCTGGGCACGCCTGGACCACAAGTTTGACCTGATGTATGCCAAGCGTGCCTTTGTTCACTGGTACGTGGGTGAGGGCATGGAGGAAGGAGAGTTTTCTGAGGCCCGTGAGGACAtggctgcccttgagaaggattaTGAAGAGGTTGGAGCCGACAGTGCAGAGGGAGATGATGAGGGTGACGAGTATTAG
- the LOC129653275 gene encoding tubulin alpha-1C chain isoform X2: protein MARVACVILKRECISIHVGQAGVQIGNACWELYCLEHGIQPDGQMPSDKTIGGGDDSFNTFFSETGAGKHVPRAVFVDLEPTVIDEVRTGTYRQLFHPEQLISGKEDAANNYARGHYTIGKEIIDLVLDRVRKLADQCTGLQGFLVFHSFGGGTGSGFTSLLMERLSVDYGKKSKLEFSIYPAPQVSTAVVEPYNSILTTHTTLEHSDCAFMVDNEAIYDICRRNLDIERPTYMNLNRLMSQIVSSITASLRFDGALNVDLTEFQTNLVPYPRIHFPLATYAPVISAEKAYHEQLSVAEITNACFEPANQMVKCDPRHGKYMACCLLYRGDVVPKDVNAAIATIKTKRSIQFVDWCPTGFKVGINYQPPTVVPGGDLAKVQRAVCMLSNTTAVAEAWARLDHKFDLMYAKRAFVHWYVGEGMEEGEFSEAREDMAALEKDYEEVGADSAEGDDEGDEY, encoded by the exons ATGGCTCGAGTAGCTTGTGTCATTCTGAAG CGTGAGTGCATCTCCATCCACGTTGGTCAGGCTGGTGTCCAGATCGGCAATGCCTGCTGGGAGCTCTACTGCCTGGAACACGGCATTCAGCCCGATGGCCAGATGCCAAGTGACAAGACTATTGGGGGAGGAGATGACTCCTTCAACACCTTCTTCAGTGAGACAGGGGCTGGCAAGCATGTGCCCAGGGCAGTGTTTGTAGACCTGGAACCCACAGTCATTG atgaGGTGCGCACTGGCACCTACCGCCAGCTCTTCCACCCTGAGCAACTTATCTCAGGCAAAGAAGATGCCGCCAATAACTATGCCCGAGGTCACTACACCATTGGCAAGGAGATCATTGACCTCGTCTTGGACCGAGTTCGGAAACTG gcTGACCAGTGCACGGGTCTTCAGGGCTTCCTGGTTTTCCACAGCTTTGGTGGGGGAACTGGTTCTGGGTTCACCTCCCTGCTGATGGAACGTCTCTCAGTCGATTATGGCAAGAAGTCCAAGCTGGAGTTCTCCATTTACCCAGCCCCCCAGGTTTCCACAGCTGTCGTTGAGCCCTACAACTCCATCCTCACCACCCACACCACCCTGGAGCACTCTGATTGTGCCTTCATGGTAGACAATGAGGCCATCTATGACATCTGCCGTAGAAACCTCGACATTGAGCGCCCAACCTACATGAATCTTAACCGCCTCATGAGCCAGATAGTGTCCTCCATCACTGCTTCCCTGAGGTTTGATGGCGCCCTGAATGTGGATCTGACAGAGTTCCAGACCAACCTGGTGCCCTATCCCCGCATCCACTTCCCTCTGGCcacatacgcccctgtcatctctGCTGAGAAAGCCTACCATGAACAGCTTTCTGTAGCAGAGATCACCAATGCTTGCTTTGAGCCAGCCAACCAGATGGTGAAATGTGACCCTCGCCATGGGAAATACATGGCCTGCTGCCTGTTGTACCGTGGTGACGTGGTTCCCAAAGATGTCAATGCTGCCATTGCCACCATCAAGACCAAGCGTAGCATCCAGTTTGTGGACTGGTGCCCCACTGGCTTCAAGGTTGGCATTAACTACCAGCCTCCCACTGTGGTACCTGGCGGGGACCTGGCCAAAGTACAGCGAGCTGTGTGCATGCTGAGCAACACCACAGCCGTTGCCGAGGCCTGGGCACGCCTGGACCACAAGTTTGACCTGATGTATGCCAAGCGTGCCTTTGTTCACTGGTACGTGGGTGAGGGCATGGAGGAAGGAGAGTTTTCTGAGGCCCGTGAGGACAtggctgcccttgagaaggattaTGAAGAGGTTGGAGCCGACAGTGCAGAGGGAGATGATGAGGGTGACGAGTATTAG
- the LOC129653275 gene encoding tubulin alpha-1C chain isoform X1: MGFSRQEYWSGLPFPTPADHPHTGIKHAYLPSPALAGGFFTTSATWEAGRECISIHVGQAGVQIGNACWELYCLEHGIQPDGQMPSDKTIGGGDDSFNTFFSETGAGKHVPRAVFVDLEPTVIDEVRTGTYRQLFHPEQLISGKEDAANNYARGHYTIGKEIIDLVLDRVRKLADQCTGLQGFLVFHSFGGGTGSGFTSLLMERLSVDYGKKSKLEFSIYPAPQVSTAVVEPYNSILTTHTTLEHSDCAFMVDNEAIYDICRRNLDIERPTYMNLNRLMSQIVSSITASLRFDGALNVDLTEFQTNLVPYPRIHFPLATYAPVISAEKAYHEQLSVAEITNACFEPANQMVKCDPRHGKYMACCLLYRGDVVPKDVNAAIATIKTKRSIQFVDWCPTGFKVGINYQPPTVVPGGDLAKVQRAVCMLSNTTAVAEAWARLDHKFDLMYAKRAFVHWYVGEGMEEGEFSEAREDMAALEKDYEEVGADSAEGDDEGDEY; the protein is encoded by the exons CGTGAGTGCATCTCCATCCACGTTGGTCAGGCTGGTGTCCAGATCGGCAATGCCTGCTGGGAGCTCTACTGCCTGGAACACGGCATTCAGCCCGATGGCCAGATGCCAAGTGACAAGACTATTGGGGGAGGAGATGACTCCTTCAACACCTTCTTCAGTGAGACAGGGGCTGGCAAGCATGTGCCCAGGGCAGTGTTTGTAGACCTGGAACCCACAGTCATTG atgaGGTGCGCACTGGCACCTACCGCCAGCTCTTCCACCCTGAGCAACTTATCTCAGGCAAAGAAGATGCCGCCAATAACTATGCCCGAGGTCACTACACCATTGGCAAGGAGATCATTGACCTCGTCTTGGACCGAGTTCGGAAACTG gcTGACCAGTGCACGGGTCTTCAGGGCTTCCTGGTTTTCCACAGCTTTGGTGGGGGAACTGGTTCTGGGTTCACCTCCCTGCTGATGGAACGTCTCTCAGTCGATTATGGCAAGAAGTCCAAGCTGGAGTTCTCCATTTACCCAGCCCCCCAGGTTTCCACAGCTGTCGTTGAGCCCTACAACTCCATCCTCACCACCCACACCACCCTGGAGCACTCTGATTGTGCCTTCATGGTAGACAATGAGGCCATCTATGACATCTGCCGTAGAAACCTCGACATTGAGCGCCCAACCTACATGAATCTTAACCGCCTCATGAGCCAGATAGTGTCCTCCATCACTGCTTCCCTGAGGTTTGATGGCGCCCTGAATGTGGATCTGACAGAGTTCCAGACCAACCTGGTGCCCTATCCCCGCATCCACTTCCCTCTGGCcacatacgcccctgtcatctctGCTGAGAAAGCCTACCATGAACAGCTTTCTGTAGCAGAGATCACCAATGCTTGCTTTGAGCCAGCCAACCAGATGGTGAAATGTGACCCTCGCCATGGGAAATACATGGCCTGCTGCCTGTTGTACCGTGGTGACGTGGTTCCCAAAGATGTCAATGCTGCCATTGCCACCATCAAGACCAAGCGTAGCATCCAGTTTGTGGACTGGTGCCCCACTGGCTTCAAGGTTGGCATTAACTACCAGCCTCCCACTGTGGTACCTGGCGGGGACCTGGCCAAAGTACAGCGAGCTGTGTGCATGCTGAGCAACACCACAGCCGTTGCCGAGGCCTGGGCACGCCTGGACCACAAGTTTGACCTGATGTATGCCAAGCGTGCCTTTGTTCACTGGTACGTGGGTGAGGGCATGGAGGAAGGAGAGTTTTCTGAGGCCCGTGAGGACAtggctgcccttgagaaggattaTGAAGAGGTTGGAGCCGACAGTGCAGAGGGAGATGATGAGGGTGACGAGTATTAG
- the LOC129653275 gene encoding tubulin alpha-1C chain isoform X4, translated as MPSDKTIGGGDDSFNTFFSETGAGKHVPRAVFVDLEPTVIDEVRTGTYRQLFHPEQLISGKEDAANNYARGHYTIGKEIIDLVLDRVRKLADQCTGLQGFLVFHSFGGGTGSGFTSLLMERLSVDYGKKSKLEFSIYPAPQVSTAVVEPYNSILTTHTTLEHSDCAFMVDNEAIYDICRRNLDIERPTYMNLNRLMSQIVSSITASLRFDGALNVDLTEFQTNLVPYPRIHFPLATYAPVISAEKAYHEQLSVAEITNACFEPANQMVKCDPRHGKYMACCLLYRGDVVPKDVNAAIATIKTKRSIQFVDWCPTGFKVGINYQPPTVVPGGDLAKVQRAVCMLSNTTAVAEAWARLDHKFDLMYAKRAFVHWYVGEGMEEGEFSEAREDMAALEKDYEEVGADSAEGDDEGDEY; from the exons ATGCCAAGTGACAAGACTATTGGGGGAGGAGATGACTCCTTCAACACCTTCTTCAGTGAGACAGGGGCTGGCAAGCATGTGCCCAGGGCAGTGTTTGTAGACCTGGAACCCACAGTCATTG atgaGGTGCGCACTGGCACCTACCGCCAGCTCTTCCACCCTGAGCAACTTATCTCAGGCAAAGAAGATGCCGCCAATAACTATGCCCGAGGTCACTACACCATTGGCAAGGAGATCATTGACCTCGTCTTGGACCGAGTTCGGAAACTG gcTGACCAGTGCACGGGTCTTCAGGGCTTCCTGGTTTTCCACAGCTTTGGTGGGGGAACTGGTTCTGGGTTCACCTCCCTGCTGATGGAACGTCTCTCAGTCGATTATGGCAAGAAGTCCAAGCTGGAGTTCTCCATTTACCCAGCCCCCCAGGTTTCCACAGCTGTCGTTGAGCCCTACAACTCCATCCTCACCACCCACACCACCCTGGAGCACTCTGATTGTGCCTTCATGGTAGACAATGAGGCCATCTATGACATCTGCCGTAGAAACCTCGACATTGAGCGCCCAACCTACATGAATCTTAACCGCCTCATGAGCCAGATAGTGTCCTCCATCACTGCTTCCCTGAGGTTTGATGGCGCCCTGAATGTGGATCTGACAGAGTTCCAGACCAACCTGGTGCCCTATCCCCGCATCCACTTCCCTCTGGCcacatacgcccctgtcatctctGCTGAGAAAGCCTACCATGAACAGCTTTCTGTAGCAGAGATCACCAATGCTTGCTTTGAGCCAGCCAACCAGATGGTGAAATGTGACCCTCGCCATGGGAAATACATGGCCTGCTGCCTGTTGTACCGTGGTGACGTGGTTCCCAAAGATGTCAATGCTGCCATTGCCACCATCAAGACCAAGCGTAGCATCCAGTTTGTGGACTGGTGCCCCACTGGCTTCAAGGTTGGCATTAACTACCAGCCTCCCACTGTGGTACCTGGCGGGGACCTGGCCAAAGTACAGCGAGCTGTGTGCATGCTGAGCAACACCACAGCCGTTGCCGAGGCCTGGGCACGCCTGGACCACAAGTTTGACCTGATGTATGCCAAGCGTGCCTTTGTTCACTGGTACGTGGGTGAGGGCATGGAGGAAGGAGAGTTTTCTGAGGCCCGTGAGGACAtggctgcccttgagaaggattaTGAAGAGGTTGGAGCCGACAGTGCAGAGGGAGATGATGAGGGTGACGAGTATTAG